In Podospora pseudopauciseta strain CBS 411.78 chromosome 3, whole genome shotgun sequence, one genomic interval encodes:
- the ALG14 gene encoding UDP-N-acetylglucosamine transferase subunit (COG:S; BUSCO:EOG092643QM; EggNog:ENOG503P6BR), which produces MDPHLSDRGESQAATHKPLDSLADQPGFLQNNRQREGRSPVEQNLEPPASDFFSSSPQSVPPSDLVPSSSHTVLTSDLSSSSSQTILTSDLSSSSTLPSKPLSPRERLSSQVSAAQEKASLVSPVRPQETASPLPPPPKSASPAEEQDEIKMLESIDEMGGEGGLLGAPSEAEFSLFKIKPQIYRHQTLVSSRRRVRGGLFPALARGAVPVASSRGDGILGRVPAYFLFVLGSGGHTTEMFETIKNSFLPSPAQHRRYVITSGDGDSLRRLLRLESLLDRAVLGSSAGGDKARVGTRDMFTIPRARRVHQPFWTAPFTSLVTGVGAVKALSTVPRSRKGEGYKWPNVIVTNGPGTGFVVALVAYILKLLAVVPQDGCKVVYVESWARINSLSLTGKMFYWSGIAEVFGVQHQQLCDKYEGVVYVGEVGAAKGARMG; this is translated from the exons ATGGACCCGCATCTTTCTGACCGGGGCGAGAGCCAGGCAGCGACTCATAAACCCCTCGACAGCCTCGCAGACCAGCCAGGCTTTCTCCAGAACAACCGGCAACGAGAAGGGCGAAGCCCAGTAGAGCAAAACTTGGAGCCACCGGCTTCAGATTTCTTttcgtcatcaccacaatCAGTGCCGCCTTCAGATCTTGTTCCTTCCTCGTCACACACAGTCCTAACTTCAGATCTCagttcttcctcttcacaGACAATCCTGACTTCAGACCTCAGTTCTTCATCAACGCTGCCATCGAAGCCTTTGTCGCCACGAGAACGGCTCTCATCACAAGTTTCGGCAGCTCAAGAAAAAGCCTCATTGGTGTCCCCTGTCAGACCGCAAGAAACAGCTTCGCCGttgccacctccaccaaagtCAGCATCTCCAGCGGAAGAACAAGACGAGATCAAAATGCTCGAGTCGATCGATGAgatggggggtgagggtggtttGCTCGGTG CTCCTTCGGAGGCGGAGTTCTCACTATTCAAGATCAAACCCCAAATC TACCGCCACCAAACCCTCGTCTCCTCCCGCCGCCGTGTGCGCGGTGGTCTGTTTCCCGCGCTGGCCCGCGGTGCTGTCCCGGTCGCCTCCTCGCGCGGTGACGGCATCCTCGGGCGTGTGCCCGCCTacttcctcttcgtcttgGGGTCGGGCGGGCACACGACCGAGATGTTTGAAACCATCAAGAACTCGTTCTTGCCATCGCCGGCGCAGCACCGGCGCTATGTGATTACGAGCGGAGATGGGGATTCCTTGCGGCGGTTGCTGAGGTTGGAGTCGTTGCTGGACCGGGCTGTTCTCGGTTCTTCGGCCGGTGGTGACAAGGCTCGGGTTGGCACCCGGGATATGTTTACAATTccgagggcaaggagggTTCACCAGCCTTTTTGGACGGCGCCGTTTACGAGTTTGGTTACGGGGGTGGGGGCGGTGAAGGCGTTGAGCACGGTTCCTAggtcgaggaagggggaggggtataAGTGGCCGAATGTGATTGTTACCAATGGGCCTGGGACGGGGTTTGTGGTCGCTTTGGTTGCGTACATCCTCAAGCTACTCGCCGTTGTTCCCCAAGACGGCTGCAAAGTGGTTTACGTGGAGAGTTGGGCGCGGATTAACAGCTTGAGCCTGACGGGCAAGATGTTTTACTGGAGCGGCATTGCGGAGGTGTTTGGGgttcagcatcagcagctgTGCGACAAGTatgagggggtggtttaTGTCGGGGAGGTCGGGGCTGCCAAGGgggcgaggatggggtgA
- a CDS encoding hypothetical protein (COG:S; EggNog:ENOG503P1ZG): MPPRRLFGPQYLSCFYCGHTTKLRNDGSTTHFRCLSCDADNYRDRNGEPVDPPVARTNTSTPAPRYAVPRPGSPPASPTNSVFCKTCLNNQRLLSASLAQYLPDSDESDDSDNGERESRFDEFRITQERIYPQMCAECEPKVRQRLDQAAYTAKTDTLRRMMDRNSNIRRKIYIQSRMPIKILNGIGRLLWVSGFVLQLVWHSLLSTTNTNQIPYSSWLPLSDTLLKWSIGATVLGMWWNPRLLDMIAGNSRQVTGLFRWYLIQFIAVFSRIYLRVAPGSANAALRKLPFRTNLQIISATAATILFLIAWQSVGLKPLPVIKPTAKQSNQSSLRGRPVAKKTPASSGAKPRASSAKKDTIKSLGDLLDELEHIESSPPEPKRPSTAASTVYDLSPLRRARDEPRAPRMGFTHTLEAQQLTNSLTSIQELDSMNLVSPSFFQDPPQRQANYSAEMEWEPVPPQQQVSSHRAFSTQGQRKAQPFGAAPVEPKKGPFWYKVPPAPVTPAQRAFNPPNQPRLRPSPVQGQEIQFRGTGTPQKQLTSSRHYEPAPEFAPATFFAQPGPDDPRNELTGMFSGSFTLEHESPKEEKPQSTWLGRLRNRTPASNKKK; this comes from the exons ATGCCGCCACGACGCCTATTTGGACCGCAGTACCTGTCGTGCTTTTACTGCGgccacaccaccaaactGCGCAACGATGGCAGTACAACACACTTCCGGTGTCTCTCTTGCGATGCCGACAACTATCGCGATAGG AATGGCGAGCCAGTCGACCCTCCAGTGGCACGAACTAATACTTCGACGCCCGCACCTCGATACGCTGTCCCACGCCCTGGGTCCCCTCCAGCAAGCCCGACCAACTCAGTCTTTTGCAAGACGTGCTTAAACAACCAACGTCTTTTGAGTGCCAGTCTTGCCCAATATCTTCCCGATTCCGACGAGTCCGACGATTCAGACAACGGGGAGCGAGAGAGCCGGTTTGATGAGTTTCGCATTACCCAAGAGCGCATCTATCCCCAGATGTGTGCCGAGTGTGAGCCCAAAGTCCGGCAGCGTCTAGACCAGGCGGCCTACACAGCCAAGACCGATACCCTTCGGCGCATGATGGACCGCAATTCCAACATTCGGCGCAAGATTTACATCCAGTCGAGGATGCCTATAAAGATACTGAACGGCATTGGGAGATTGCTGTGGGTGTCGGGCTTTGTGTTACAACTTGTGTGGCATAGTTTGCTCTCTaccacaaacaccaaccagATCCCATATTCCTCTTGGTTGCCATTGTCAGACACATTGCTGAAATGGAGCATTGGGGCCACAGttttggggatgtggtggaaTCCACGGTTGTTGGATATGATAGCTGGAAACAGCAGGCAGGTTACCGGGCTATTTCGCTGGTACTTGATTCAGTTTATTGCCGTCTTCTCGCGTATATATCTACGTGTTGCTCCAGGCTCTGCAAATGCTGCTTTGCGGAAGTTGCCCTTCCGAACCAATTTGCAAATCATCAGCGCGACTGCTGCCACCATA CTATTTTTGATAGCATGGCAATCGGTCGGCCTCAAGCCTTTGCCTGTAATCAAACCAACCGCGAAACAATCAAACCAGTCCTCATTACGGGGGAGACCAGTTGCGAAGAAGACGCCTGCCTCTTCCGGAGCCAAACCCAGAGCCTCCAGTGCGAAGAAGGACACTATAAAGTCTCTGGGAGATCTGTTGGATGAGCTGGAGCATATTGAGAGCTCCCCTCCAGAACCAAAACGACCAAGCACAGCAGCATCTACTGTCTATGATTTGTCACCGCTCAGACGCGCGAGGGATGAGCCGCGTGCACCACGAATGGGCTTTACACATACCCTGGAAGCCCAGCAGCTTACCAACTCTCTTACCAGCATTCAAGAGCTTGACTCGATGAATCTTGTCTCACCGTCCTTTTTTCAGGACCCCCCTCAAAGGCAGGCCAATTATTCTGCAGAAATGGAGTGGGAGCCAGTGCCACCGCAACAGCAGGTCTCCTCGCATCGCGCTTTCAGCACTCAGGGCCAACGCAAGGCTCAGCCGTTTGGGGCTGCCCCAGTAGAACCCAAGAAGGGTCCGTTCTGGTACAAAGTCCCGCCGGCTCCAGTAACGCCTGCGCAGAGAGCATTTAACCCTCCGAACCAACCTAGACTGAGACCAAGCCCGGTGCAAGGTCAAGAAATCCAGTTCCGGGGCACTGGGACGCCCCAGAAGCAGTTGACTAGCAGTCGGCACTATGAGCCCGCGCCAGAATTTGCTCCAGCAACCTTCTTTGCGCAGCCAGGTCCGGATGACCCGAGAAACGAACTGACCGGCATGTTTTCGGGCAGTTTCACTCTCGAGCACGAGAGTCCGAAGGAAGAAAAGCCACAGTCGACATGGCTTGGAAGATTGCGGAACAGAACACCGGCATCAAACAAGAAGAAATAG
- a CDS encoding hypothetical protein (EggNog:ENOG503PTF0): MENPNDNNDNSHSHYRTTGTRRIPSWLNAIPSEAGGGSDATSRTGPSIASHRHHHHPQGPPPPYSFGQPEKSSFPAATQDQSMSPPKMKIRGHFNPPNQQLYSETSLASSGPQQQQQHQFQTPTASTQPTEPSSQQLLSLSRPESPSPSKPSPVMDPLRQEVTTNFTSHCPVCISSSPSSSTGQCNRCQMIKSYVHQPYHTYHFLSSFLLPISEVFNYEEMLAYLNETIIERVMKGGKAEKLYPLMDDFGVVVEKARRRKEFFGRGRNGRVIGQWGMVRDGTPVKREEGGGGGGGGGGGGGGGGRGRGSGVRRGRIVMCV; this comes from the exons ATGGAAAACCcaaacgacaacaacgacaactcGCACTCCCACTACCGCACAACCGGCACACGCCGAATCCCCTCATGGCTCAACGCCATACCCTCCGAAGCAGGCGGGGGAAGCGACGCGACAAGCAGAACAGGCCCCTCCATCGCATCCcatcgccaccatcaccaccctcaaggcccgccaccgccataTTCATTCGGACAGCCAGAGAAGTCATCATTTCCAGCAGCAACTCAAGACCAGTCCATGTCCCCGCCCAAAATGAAGATAAGAGGACATTTCAACCCTCCGAATCAGCAGCTTTACTCTGAGACATCACTTGCCTCTTCAGgcccccagcagcagcagcagcatcagttTCAAACCCCAACAGCttccacccaacccacagagccatcatcacaacaGTTACTCTCACTCTCACGACCCGAGTCACCGTCCCCAAGTAAACCCTCCCCTGTTATGGACCCCCTCCGTCAAGAGGTCACAACCAATTTCACGTCTCACTGCCCGGTGTGCATTTCTTCGTCGCCGTCTTCGTCCACCGGCCAATGTAACCGCTGCCAAATGATAAAATCATACGTCCACCAACCATATCACACCTACCACTTTCTGAGCTCGTTTCTGTTGCCCATCTCGGAAGTTTTCAACTACGAGGAGATGCTGGCTTATTTGAATGAGACGATTATTGAGCGGGTTATGAAGGGAGGGAAGGCGGAGAAGCTTTATCCCCTGATGGACGactttggggttgtggtggaaaaggcaaggaggaggaaggagtttttt gggagggggaggaatgGGAGGGTTATTGGGCAGTGGGGGATGGTTAGGGATGGGACACCCGtgaagagggaagaggggggagggggaggaggaggaggaggaggaggaggaggaggagg ggggagaggaagagggagtgGAGTGCGGAGGGGTAGGATTGTGATGTGTGTTTGA
- a CDS encoding hypothetical protein (COG:S; EggNog:ENOG503NWS5), producing the protein MKVSRRIDGSICGAILFLHRPSSSTSSTWQWQTNILPACYNHGGGSGRGFLNHHHRSTAPLHYALTLPTLRRFSTIRFWSSFRPSLAYLAKSNTARATPPAPANDETSPLCSEPDPGSETVHPPPGHSKEELLALVDPYDGEPIAPLSDYVRLHADPYMRGYAQADTPKISLAKTKEQVEYPAPDEVIRPRNQQDEQILFELRFAVRYYLIKPEMGDLDTVYSLYQRLPEPKILHLDANFRHQLLKALGQPPKLNARSMMRYFTVIGDVKNSGIALTRSEWNRVIHFGSKYVGRITEVENEQALKMWREMEIDAGIKGNDVTFNILFTVACKAGNFVLAEMIYKEMEKRGHVYNRYHYVSLIYYFSLKYETGGMRAAYREMVEQGEIVDTVVLNAMMSGLLRAGEETAADRIYERMKAANSDLGEVPVKGGVMTERAITQVLMMMGKLGRRFPEQRERFQSMALTTPDLQTYRILVNYYGKQGDLGRVARYVDEMKYFQIPLHGAIFLGLFKGFARHGRLHRSAWSERHLEEIFKALLRAVGERGGEVTGVHLQTWLVVWVLRAFDACSGKKRVMEVYDELRGRWGEEVDEGFVGEVLGGMVRREFDLHAQRRGARYGI; encoded by the coding sequence ATGAAAGTCTCCAGACGAATTGACGGGTCGATATGCGGCGCGATCCTCTTTTTGCACCgcccgtcgtcgtcaacgTCGTCGACCTGGCAATGGCAGACCAATATCTTACCTGCGTGTTATAACCATGGCGGAGggtcggggaggggtttTCTgaatcatcaccaccgctcgACAGCCCCGCTTCACTATGCCTTGACCCTCCCGACCCTCCGCCGATTCTCGACCATCCGATTTTGGAGCTCCTTCCGGCCGTCGTTGGCTTATTTGGCAAAGAGCAACACCGCGAGAGCTACACCTCCAGCACCGGCCAACGACGAAACGTCACCTTTGTGCTCCGAGCCAGACCCAGGGTCAGAAACAGTCCACCCTCCACCAGGCCACTCCAAAGAAGAGctcctcgccctcgtcgACCCCTACGATGGTGAACCCATCGCGCCCCTGAGCGATTATGTCCGGTTGCACGCCGACCCCTACATGCGCGGTTATGCCCAAGCCGACACCCCCAAGATTTCCCTCGCGAAAACCAAAGAACAAGTCGAGTACCCTGCTCCCGACGAGGTTATCCGCCCCCGGAATCAACAAGATGAACAAATCCTCTTCGAGCTGCGCTTCGCCGTCAGATACTACCTTATCAAGCCCGAAATGGGCGACCTAGACACCGTTTACTCCCTGTACCAGCGCCTCCCCGAACCGAAAATCCTGCATCTCGACGCCAACTTTCGACATCAACTATTGAAAGCCCTCGGTCAACCTCCCAAGCTGAATGCCAGATCCATGATGCGCTACTTTACTGTGATTGGCGATGTCAAAAACAGCGGGATTGCCCTGACGAGAAGTGAGTGGAACAGGGTCATTCACTTTGGCAGCAAATACGTCGGCAGAATCACAGAGGTGGAAAACGAACAGGCGTTGAAGAtgtggagggagatggagattgATGCCGGGATCAAGGGGAACGATGTCACGTTCAACATTCTGTTCACTGTCGCCTGCAAAGCGGGCAATTTTGTGCTGGCCGAGATGATTTacaaggagatggagaagagggggcaTGTGTACAATCGGTATCACTACGTCAGCCTGATTTACTACTTTAGTCTCAAGTACGAGACTGGGGGGATGAGGGCGGCGTAccgggagatggtggagcaGGGGGAGATTGTCGACACGGTGGTGCTGAACGCCATGATGTCGGGCTTGCtgagggcgggggaggagacggcggcGGATAGGATATACGAGAGGATGAAGGCTGCGAATTCCGACTTGGGGGAGGTGCCGGTCaaggggggggtgatgacGGAGAGGGCCATCACGcaggtgttgatgatgatggggaagttggggaggaggttccccgagcagagggagaggtttcAGAGCATGGCGTTGACGACGCCGGACCTGCAGACTTATAGGATCTTGGTGAATTACTATGGGAAGCAgggggatttggggagggtggcgaggTATGTGGATGAGATGAAGTATTTTCAGATTCCGCTGCACGGGGCGATTTTTTTGGGGCTGTTCAAGGGCTTTGCGAGGCACGGGAGGCTGCACAGGAGTGCGTGGTCGGAGAGGCATTTGGAGGAGATTTTCAAGGCGCTGCTGAGGGctgtgggggagaggggaggggaggtgacggGGGTGCATTTGCAGacttggttggtggtttgggttTTGAGGGCGTTTGATGCTTGCtcggggaagaagagggtgatggaggtttATGATGAGTTGAGGGGAcggtggggggaggaggtggatgaggggtttgtgggggaggtgctgggggggatggtgaggagggagtttGATTTGCATGCacagaggaggggggcgaggtATGGGATATGA
- the RSM25 gene encoding mitochondrial ribosomal small subunit component (BUSCO:EOG09264X41; EggNog:ENOG503NVAN; COG:J) — translation MARGPSRLLASRVHQTATESLASTVYPKTYNPSPPWVAALANIPPSEIWTRPYPAQHALLPVRLPKSRKTPPKNLYRPTKIEHPEDRLRKQFYSDHPWELARPKLLMEIDGKDARYRDWSKGLRQPGMKLSGESVVQRQLYLMQHAKMTRAQAYDVARKEFYKLRRFEETEARIAQEEARAYGAYFGKTVNQVGMELEDKEYNNWLKWAGEEIEGQEMERQAAYANDIDLPEVEAEEAADV, via the exons ATGGCCCGCGGcccctcccgcctcctcgccTCGCGCGTCCACCAGACAGCCACCGAATCCCTAGCCTCGACCGTCTACCCAAAAACCTAcaacccttcccccccctggGTCGCCGCCCTagccaacatccccccctctGAAATCTGGACACGGCCCTACCCAGCCCAGCACGCCCTCCTGCCCGTCCGCCTCCCCAAATCACGTAAGACCCCCCCGAAAAACCTCTACCGCCCAACCAAGATCGAGCACCCCGAGGACCGCCTTCGCAAGCAATTCTACTCCGACCACCCATGGGAACTCGCCCGGCCCAAGCTCCTCATGGAAATCGACGGCAAGGACGCTCGGTATCGGGATTGGAGCAAAGGACTCCGACAGCCGGGGATGAAGTTGTCTGGAGAGAG TGTCGTCCAACGCCAACTATACCTCATGCAGCACGCCAAAATGACGCGAGCGCAAGCCTACGACGTTGCCCGCAAGGAGTTCTACAAGCTCCGCCGCTTCGAGGAGACAGAGGCCAGGATAGCCCAGGAAGAAGCGAGGGCCTACGGCGCCTACTTTGGCAAGACGGTCAACCAGGTCGGCATGGAGCTCGAGGACAAGGAGTACAACAACTGGCTCAAgtgggctggggaggagattgaagggcaggagatggagaggcaGGCGGCCTACGCGAATGATATTGATTTGCCCGAGgtggaggctgaggaggctgccgatGTGTAG
- a CDS encoding hypothetical protein (COG:I; EggNog:ENOG503NVYV), whose protein sequence is MAPKSKAPVYVLGVGMTKFIKPRGKVDYTELGYEAGIKALLDAGITYDDVDNGVACFCYGDSTSGQRVFYQFGMTQIPIVNVNNNCSTGSTGLYMGRTLIASGASDCALVVGWEKMMPGSLGSHWNDRENPIGTTYVMMAQTRGLSKAPGAPQIFGNAGREYMEKYGARKEDFAEIARINHAHSVNNPYSQFQDVYTLEQIMQSPAVHEPLTKLQCCPTSDGGAAAVLVSQSFLDAHPHLKDRAILIAGQALTTDAPSLFSKSSIDLVGREMTQRAAEIALGEAGITARDCQVCELHDCFSANEMCLIDALGLSEPGKAHEFVRSGAITYGPNTKVVVNPSGGLISKGHPLGATGIAQCAELVWHLRGWANNRAVKGTKYALQHNLGLGGAAVVTVYKRPDGQEASVLGSEEVGRVSGVGYNPAVEARGFTEEQADKVRSKRRSEFALTKTLQLMKQAQAKV, encoded by the exons ATGGCACCCAAATCCAAAGCTCCCGTCTACGTTCTCGGCGTAGGCATGACCAAGTTCATCAAGCCCCGCGGCAAGGTAGACTACACCGAGCTCGGCTACGAAGCCGGCATCAAAGCCCTCCTCGACGCCGGCATCACCTACGACGACGTCGACAATGGCGTCGCTTGCTTCTGCTACGGCGATTCCACCTCTGGCCAGCGTGTCTTTTACCAGTTTGGCATGACGCAGATTCCCATCGTcaacgtcaacaacaactgCTCTACTGGGTCTACTGGTCTCTACATGGGCCGGACCCTCATTGCGTCTGGAGCGTCTGATTGTgccttggtggtgggctgggaGAAGATGATGCCTGGAAGCTTGGGCTCTCACTGGAACGACAGGGAGAACCCCATCGGCACGACGTATGTGATGATGGCGCAGACCAGGGGGTTGAGCAAGGCCCCGGGGGCGCCGCAGATCTTCGGGAATGCTGGGAGGGAGTACATGGAGAA GTATGGCGCCAGAAAAGAGGACTTTGCCGAGATCGCCCGCATCAACCACGCCCACTCCGTCAACAACCCCTACTCTCAGTTCCAGGACGTCTACACCCTCGAGCAGATCATGCAGTCCCCCGCCGTCCACGAGCCCCTCACCAAGCTCCAGTGCTGCCCTACCTCTGACGgtggtgccgccgccgtcctGGTCTCCCAATCCTTCCTCGACGCCCACCCCCACCTCAAAGACCGCGCCATTCTCATCGCCGGTCAGGCTCTCACCACCGACGCGCCATCGCTCTTCTCCAAGTCCTCCATTGATCTTGTGGGCCGGGAGATGACCCAGCGCGCGGCTGAGATCGCCCTGGGGGAAGCAGGCATCACGGCTAGAGACTGCCAAGTCTGCGAACTCCACGACTGCTTTTCCGCCAACGAGATGTGTCTTATTGACGCCCTTGGGTTGTCCGAGCCGGGCAAGGCGCACGAGTTTGTCAGGAGCGGGGCGATCACTTACGGGCCCAACACCAAGGTTGTGGTGAATCCTTCTGGGGGGTTGATCTCGAAGGGGCACCCGCTCGGGGCGACGGGTATCGCGCAGTGTGCCGAGCTGGTCTGGCATCTGAGGGGGTGGGCTAACAACCGGGCGGTGAAGGGGACAAAGTATGCGCTGCAGCATaatttggggttggggggcgCGGCGGTGGTGACTGTTTACAAGAGGCCTGATGGGCAGGAGGCGAGCGTGTTGGGgagtgaggaggtggggagggtgagcgGGGTTGGGTATAACCCGGCGGTGGAGGCAAGGGGGTTTACGGAGGAGCAGGCTGACAAGGTGAGGAGTAAGAGGAGGAGTGAGTTTGCGTTGACGAAGACGCTGCAGTTGATGAAGCAGGCTCAGGCGAAGGTTTAG
- a CDS encoding hypothetical protein (EggNog:ENOG503PE22) produces the protein MDPSQPTPPPLEADLSLGPVLLSFSLATAASAFSTTFVRFFCLPRQHRAGNGRYKADDWGSLIATLVALISTSFTLVESTTSSPVRALEYDVLGRPWYLMSVTFSKIAICLVYLRVLSGKGSQWRFLLGGLVLVMAVVNFAFALTVNLQCRPLEKIWRGGEVEGSCWDVVVQRDFGFFQGAFGVFTWFFLGGFSVVIFGMGLGDGNTGWEYWGAFGVCSASGIFAIVGTARTAQTSGLGVYTPDHSYASLMATLEQNLGLVAANILTFGTLFASRRKGSRRRTPFQSTSSAGTSRSRKTGKSSSSRAGSITQTITRASSRASSHKSLHSNSTAAEVSNGHNRQGHSASVSSLGSFFRADNNNNNNNNNNNNNNHHDKYDDDRHSSSDDEGTYFEGEEIDLESGNWWPRGIIKTVSVEVVEEVNVDYVPDRAAGEASSSSGNGGGATRGEGPRRGARNSVVIVPPPKARVKRGSVAFDDRAEESEEMADWEVMIRGGPAR, from the exons ATGGACCCttcccaaccaacaccaccaccgctagAGGCGGACCTCTCCCTCGGCCCCGTCCTCCTTTCCTTCTCGCtggcaacagcagcatccGCCTTCTCAACAACATTTGTGCGATTCTTTTGCCTTCCACGACAACACAGAGCTGGGAATGGTAGATACAAGGCTGACGACTGGGGAAGCCTCATCGCCACG CTAGTAGCCCTCATCTCGACAAGCTTCACCCTCGTCGagtccaccacctcttcccccgTCCGGGCACTTGAATACGACGTTCTGGGCCGGCCGTGGTATCTCATGAGTGTCACCTTCAGCAAGATAGCCATCTGTCTTGTCTACCTGAGGGTTCTTTCCGGGAAGGGGAGCCAATGGCGGtttttgttgggggggttggtgctcGTTATGGCCGTGGTGAATTTTGCTTTCGCGTTGACGGTGAACTTGCAGTGTAGACCGCTCGAAAAAatctggagggggggggaggtggaggggagttGCTGGGACGTGGTTGTGCAGAGGGATTTTGGGTTTTTCCAGGGGGCGTTTGGGGTTTTTACTTGGTTTTTCTTGGGGGGGTTCTCGGTTGTGATTTTTGGCatgggtttgggggatgGGAACACGGGGTGGGAGTATTGGGGGGCGTTTGGGGTTTGTTCTGC GTCGGGAATCTTCGCCATTGTCGGGACAGCAAGGACGGCACAAACAAGCGGGCTGGGAGTCTACACCCCCGACCACTCCTACGCCAGCCTCATGGCGACCCTGGAGCAGAATCTGGGTCTGGTCGCGGCGAATATATTAACCTTTGGGACGCTGTTTGCCTCACGCCGGAAGGGGTCCAGGCGGAGGACTCCATTCCAGAGCACCTCCTCCGCGGGCACATCAAGGAGCAGAAAGACAGGCAAGTCCTCGTCAAGCAGAGCGGGGAGCATCACTCAAACCATCACCCGTGCCTCCTCCCGCGCCAGCTCCCACAAATCActccacagcaacagcacaGCAGCCGAAGTGTCAAACGGACACAACAGACAGGGGCACTCCGCCAGCGTGAGCAGCCTGGGGAGTTTCTTCCGGGCtgataacaacaacaacaacaacaacaacaacaacaacaacaacaaccatcacGACAAGTACGACGACGACAGGCATAGCAGTAGCGATGATGAAGGGACTTACtttgagggcgaggagatcGACCTCGAGTCGGGGAACTGGTGGCCGAGGGGGATCATCAAGACTGTGAGTGTGGAggtcgtggaggaggtcaaCGTTGATTACGTGCCGGATCGTGCTGCTGGGgaagcatcatcatcgtccggTAATGGTGGGGGGGCAACGCGCGGTGAGGGCCCAAGAAGGGGAGCCAGAAACTCGGTGGTTATCGTTCCACCTCCAAAGGCGAGGGTCAAGAGGGGGAGTGTTGCTTTTGACGATCGGGCAGAGGAAAGCGAGGAGATGGCCGATTGGGAGGTTATGATCAGGGGAGGGCCGGCGAGGTAA